In Glycine max cultivar Williams 82 chromosome 7, Glycine_max_v4.0, whole genome shotgun sequence, a single window of DNA contains:
- the LOC100783382 gene encoding kinesin-like protein KIN-13B isoform X1, whose amino-acid sequence MPRSNSAVHHHRQSSDNFMFDAHGRWLLSSTYAQEFGTRSSSLRRNDDDRVLASGLLDLHSFDTELLPEMYGVHNEYLTNHTVRGQSSDDYESILSGNKLVPRSRGLPESHLLKSVSTEKERAKNAAKIKVVVRKRPLNKKEIAKKEEDIISIDSNFLTVHERKLKVDLTEYIEKHEFVFDAVLNEDVSNDEVYAETVEPIVPLIFQRTKATCFAYGQTGSGKTYTMQPLPLKASHDLLRLMHHTYRNQGFQLFVSFFEIYGGKLFDLLNDRKKLCMREDGKQQVCIVGLQEYRVSKVETIKEFIERGNATRSTGTTGANEESSRSHAILQLCIKRSADGTDSKPARLVGKLSFIDLAGSERGADTTDNDKQTRIEGAEINKSLLALKECIRALDNDQGHIPFRGSKLTEVLRDSFVGDSRTVMISCISPSSGSCEHTLNTLRYADRVKSLSKGNSSRRDPLSSSNLRDSTVLPGSSVLSRDETMEDEITYVSSDKNRFGWPKQLEREPSPPNNVDRVPSGRMGGNLAPSMYSDPQNGQRGSQNARTANEYDYLGLAYEQDRRRKTSKRVDNNQLAAVEDNRKIESRVKHVDESDFEANHSDPHDNLNALLKEEEDLVTAHRRQVEETIGIVREEMNLLVEADQPGNQLDDYIYKLNTILSQKAAGIFQLQSQLAQFQRRLNEYNVVVTSGN is encoded by the exons ATGCCGCGATCCAATTCCGCTGTGCACCACCACCGTCAGAGCTCCGATAACTTCATGTTCGACGCTCACGGAAGGTGGTTACTCTCTTCGACTTACGCGCAG GAGTTCGGGACTCGATCTTCGAGCTTGAGGAGAAACGACGATGATCGCGTTTTAGCCAGTGGCTTGCTTGATCTGCATTCGTTCGATACCGAGCTTTTACCTGAG ATGTATGGTGTTCACAATGAATATTTAACCAATCACACTGTTCGGGGTCAGAGTTCTGATGACTACGAGTCTATTCTCTCTGGCAACAAACTTGTACCAAGGTCTCGGGGCTTGCCTGAGAGCCATCTTCTTAAAAGTGTCTCAACAGAAAAAGAGAGAGCAAAGAATGCTGCCAAGATCAAAGTTGTG GTTCGGAAGAGACCactaaataagaaagaaatagCAAAGAAAGAGGAAGACATtatttccatagattcaaatttTCTCACAGTGCATGAAAGAAAACTCAAG GTTGACTTAACAGAATATATTGAGAAACATGAGTTTGTTTTTGATGCTGTGCTGAATGAAGATGTTTCAAATGATGAA GTATATGCTGAGACTGTGGAGCCGATTGTTCCACTGATTTTCCAACGAACAAAAGCAACTTGCTTTGCATATGGTCAAACTG GGAGTGGGAAGACATATACTATGCAACCATTGCCTCTCAAAGCATCCCACGATCTTTTAAGATTAATGCACCACACATACCGGAACCAAGGTTTCCAACTGTTTGTTAGTTTCTTCGAAATATATGGGGGAAAACTTTTTGATCTTCTCAATGATCGAAA AAAACTTTGCATGAGGGAGGATGGGAAACAGCAGGTTTGCATTGTTGGCTTGCAAGAATATAGAGTATCTAAAGTTGAGACAATCAAGGAATTTATTGAgagaggaaatgccacaagaaGTACAGGTACAACTGGAGCAAATGAGGAATCCTCTCGATCACATGCTATACTTCAACTTTGTATTAAGAGATCAGCTGATGGGACTGACTCAAAGCCTGCTCGACTTGTGGGCAAACTATCTTTTATAGATCTGGCTGGAAGTGAACGCGGTGCAGATACTACAGATAATGACAAGCAGACTAG GATTGAAGGGgcagaaataaataaaagcttACTTGCTCTGAAAGAATGCATTAGAGCTCTAGATAATGACCAAGGGCATATACCTTTCAGAGGAAGTAAATTGACTGAAGTTCTGCGAGATTCATTTGTCGGTGATTCGCGCACTGTAATGATATCATGCATTTCACCTAGCTCAGGTTCATGTGAGCATACTCTTAACACATTAAGATATGCTGACAG AGTTAAGAGCCTGTCAAAAGGGAACAGCTCTAGAAGGGATCCCCTTTCCTCCTCAAACCTTAGAGATTCCACTGTGTTGCCTGGCTCTTCAGTCTTATCTCGTGATGAAACCATGGAGGATGAAATAACTTATGTTTCTAGTGACAAGAATCGATTTGGTTGGCCCAAACAGCTGGAAAGAGAACCCTCTCCTCCAAACAATGTAGACCGTGTTCCAAGTGGTAGAATGGGGGGAAATTTGGCACCATCTATGTATTCTGATCCACAAAATGGTCAAAGAGGTAGTCAAAATGCCAGAACTGCAAATGAATATGATTACCTAGGACTGGCATATGAACAagacagaagaagaaaaacaagtaaGAGGGTGGATAACAACCAATTAGCTGCTGTGGAGGACAATAGGAAGATAGAATCTCGTGTTAAACATGTGGATGAATCAGATTTTGAGGCTAATCATTCTGATCCCCATGATAATTTAAATGCCCTCCTGAAG GAAGAGGAAGATCTTGTAACTGCTCACCGGAGACAGGTGGAGGAAACAATAGGCATTGTTAGGGAG GAGATGAATTTGCTCGTTGAAGCTGACCAACCAGGAAATCAACTGGATGATTATATTTACAAGTTGAATACCATTTTATCACAAAAGGCTGCAGGAATCTTTCAATTGCAGTCACAGTTGGCTCAATTTCAGAGACGTTTAAATGAGTATAATGTTGTCGTAACTTCTGGTAATTGA
- the LOC100775349 gene encoding uncharacterized protein, with protein MLDSLLGRGFAAKCKSLIKLTKNRIDVIRRKRKATEKFLKKDIADLLANGLDDRAYGRAEGLFVELTLSSCYDFVEQSCDFVLKHLSALQKLSGCPEEVREAISSLMFAAARFSDLPELRDLRQIFQDRYGSSLECYVNQEFATNLNSKSSTLEKKVHLMQDIASDFAIKWDSKAFELRMSKSSVFAQDHSNFKSNHTIDRDIPLQGKDATPKGFKFERSHDHPNDRHKFQNGKEAVVSKGDENHLRSKSKPPIPENGFKPLSSYDEVSLKRDGHGNLLPGREELSKMSDRGYWKEGSMLKPIGSSSKDTREEQFGGGSNLHDSWGNARRIKESQDTATARKSPGRAGSLSKNNVNEPYVVNHGGLPDVDYLERKTPKDETPRVKPFYNNANPPAYTREEQFEGGFNQHDSWGNTRLVKESQDTATARKSPGHAGSRSKNNVNEPFAVNHGGLPDVDNSERRTQKDKTPRAKPFYNNAMIPPPYVKPNSKLKNNTHGSNSVYSNIDSDGIRTYPLVHEKPDATPTMERIQPGLDDSERDLQAIRHARLSKHGHEKELSVQEDATEVIVLKQKSTRQKHSKSRSTHDDASNEDAEVVRKPRSRRRDEQKRGLQILFDDEQHKNDEEERVIDRLLIHYSKKPSINVPEKARRKSRSRHAHQMDNSTRDGPDETPEMVTRPPRSVSLPHEQTEAVEVKKVYARAASFQPERSNEARHVHPKLPDCDDLAARIAALRGT; from the exons ATGTTGGACAGCCTCCTCGGTCGAGGATTCGCCGCGAAATG CAAATCGTTGATCAAATTGACGAAGAATCGGATCGACGTGATAAGGAGGAAGAGGAAGGCGACGGAGAAGTTTCTGAAGAAGGACATCGCTGATCTGCTGGCGAATGGTTTGGATGACCGTGCTTATGGAAGG GCTGAAGGACTCTTTGTTGAGTTGACTTTGTCGTCTTGTTATGATTTTGTTGAACAATCTTGTGACTTTGTGTTGAAACACCTCTCAGCGCTGCAGAAACTGAG TGGATGTCCTGAGGAAGTCAGGGAGGCTATATCATCTCTGATGTTTGCCGCTGCAAGATTTTCTGATCTACCAGAGTTACGTGACCTTCGTCAAATATTTCAGGATAGATATGGAAGTTCTTTAGAATGTTATGTCAATCAAGAG TTTGCTACGAATTTGAATTCGAAGTCTTCTACGTTGGAGAAGAAGGTTCACTTGATGCAGGATATTGCTTCAGACTTCGCAATAAAATGGGATTCGAAAGCTTTTGAATTAAGGATGTCAAAATCCTCTGTTTTTGCACAG GATCACAGTAATTTTAAGTCAAACCACACGATTGATCGTGATATACCATTACAAGGCAAGGATGCTACCCCAAAAGGATTCAAGTTTGAGAGAAGTCATGATCATCCTAATGACAGGCATAAATTTCAGAATGGCAAAGAGGCTGTTGTCTCAAAGGGAGACGAAAATCATCTTCGTTCCAAATCCAAACCTCCAATCCCTGAAAATGGATTCAAGCCACTAAGCAGTTACGATGAAGTCAGTCTGAAAAGGGATGGCCATGGCAATCTGTTACCTGGAAGAGAAGAACTTTCTAAGATGAGTGATAGAGGCTATTGGAAGGAGGGTAGCATGCTAAAACCAATTGGATCTTCTTCCAAGGATACAAGAGAGGAACAATTTGGAGGTGGTTCCAATCTGCATGATAGTTGGGGGAATGCCAGGCGTATAAAAGAAAGCCAGGACACTGCCACTGCTAGGAAGTCTCCTGGTCGTGCAGGATCTCTTTCAAAGAACAATGTGAACGAGCCATATGTTGTTAATCATGGTGGCCTACCTGATGTTGATTACCTGGAGAGAAAAACTCCAAAGGATGAAACTCCTAGAGTAAAACCCTTCTACAATAATGCGAATCCACCTGCTTATACAAGAGAGGAACAATTTGAAGGTGGTTTCAATCAGCATGATAGTTGGGGGAATACCAGACTTGTAAAAGAAAGCCAGGACACTGCCACTGCTAGGAAGTCTCCTGGTCATGCAGGATCTCGTTCAAAGAACAATGTGAACGAGCCATTTGCTGTTAATCATGGTGGCCTACCTGATGTTGATAATTCTGAGAGAAGAACTCAAAAGGATAAAACTCCTAGGGCAAAGCCCTTCTACAATAATGCCATGATCCCACCTCCTTATGTAAAACCCAATTCTAAACTGAAGAACAACACACATGGAAGCAATTCAGTATATTCAAATATTGACAGTGATGGCATCCGGACATACCCTTTGGTACATGAAAAGCCTGATGCTACTCCTacaatggaaaggatccaaccAGGTTTGGATGATTCTGAACGGGATTTACAGGCCATTAGACACGCAAGACTGAGTAAACATGGTCATGAAAAAGAACTCTCTGTTCAGGAAGATGCTACAGAAGTCATTGTATTAAAACAAAAGTCTACAAGACAGAAGCACTCAAAATCAAGATCTACTCACGATGATGCCAGTAATGAAGATGCTGAAGTTGTGAGAAAACCAAGGAGCAGGAGACGAGATGAACAAAAACGTGGCCTGCAAATTTTGTTTGATGATGAGCAGCACAAAAACGATGAAgaggaaagggtaattgatagATTACTGATACATTATAGCAaaaaaccatccataaatgtgCCTGaaaaagcaagaagaaagtctagaagTCGCCATGCACATCAAATGGATAACTCAACCAGAGATGGACCTGATGAGACACCAGAGATGGTGACTCGTCCACCAAGATCAGTTTCACTTCCCCATGAACAAACAGAAGCCGTGGAAGTTAAAAAAGTATATGCTCGTGCTGCTTCATTTCAGCCTGAGAGGTCGAATGAAGCTCGGCATGTACATCCCAAGTTACCTGACTGTGATGATTTAGCTGCTAGGATTGCAGCCTTGAGAGGAACATAA
- the LOC100783382 gene encoding kinesin-like protein KIN-13B isoform X2: MYGVHNEYLTNHTVRGQSSDDYESILSGNKLVPRSRGLPESHLLKSVSTEKERAKNAAKIKVVVRKRPLNKKEIAKKEEDIISIDSNFLTVHERKLKVDLTEYIEKHEFVFDAVLNEDVSNDEVYAETVEPIVPLIFQRTKATCFAYGQTGSGKTYTMQPLPLKASHDLLRLMHHTYRNQGFQLFVSFFEIYGGKLFDLLNDRKKLCMREDGKQQVCIVGLQEYRVSKVETIKEFIERGNATRSTGTTGANEESSRSHAILQLCIKRSADGTDSKPARLVGKLSFIDLAGSERGADTTDNDKQTRIEGAEINKSLLALKECIRALDNDQGHIPFRGSKLTEVLRDSFVGDSRTVMISCISPSSGSCEHTLNTLRYADRVKSLSKGNSSRRDPLSSSNLRDSTVLPGSSVLSRDETMEDEITYVSSDKNRFGWPKQLEREPSPPNNVDRVPSGRMGGNLAPSMYSDPQNGQRGSQNARTANEYDYLGLAYEQDRRRKTSKRVDNNQLAAVEDNRKIESRVKHVDESDFEANHSDPHDNLNALLKEEEDLVTAHRRQVEETIGIVREEMNLLVEADQPGNQLDDYIYKLNTILSQKAAGIFQLQSQLAQFQRRLNEYNVVVTSGN, translated from the exons ATGTATGGTGTTCACAATGAATATTTAACCAATCACACTGTTCGGGGTCAGAGTTCTGATGACTACGAGTCTATTCTCTCTGGCAACAAACTTGTACCAAGGTCTCGGGGCTTGCCTGAGAGCCATCTTCTTAAAAGTGTCTCAACAGAAAAAGAGAGAGCAAAGAATGCTGCCAAGATCAAAGTTGTG GTTCGGAAGAGACCactaaataagaaagaaatagCAAAGAAAGAGGAAGACATtatttccatagattcaaatttTCTCACAGTGCATGAAAGAAAACTCAAG GTTGACTTAACAGAATATATTGAGAAACATGAGTTTGTTTTTGATGCTGTGCTGAATGAAGATGTTTCAAATGATGAA GTATATGCTGAGACTGTGGAGCCGATTGTTCCACTGATTTTCCAACGAACAAAAGCAACTTGCTTTGCATATGGTCAAACTG GGAGTGGGAAGACATATACTATGCAACCATTGCCTCTCAAAGCATCCCACGATCTTTTAAGATTAATGCACCACACATACCGGAACCAAGGTTTCCAACTGTTTGTTAGTTTCTTCGAAATATATGGGGGAAAACTTTTTGATCTTCTCAATGATCGAAA AAAACTTTGCATGAGGGAGGATGGGAAACAGCAGGTTTGCATTGTTGGCTTGCAAGAATATAGAGTATCTAAAGTTGAGACAATCAAGGAATTTATTGAgagaggaaatgccacaagaaGTACAGGTACAACTGGAGCAAATGAGGAATCCTCTCGATCACATGCTATACTTCAACTTTGTATTAAGAGATCAGCTGATGGGACTGACTCAAAGCCTGCTCGACTTGTGGGCAAACTATCTTTTATAGATCTGGCTGGAAGTGAACGCGGTGCAGATACTACAGATAATGACAAGCAGACTAG GATTGAAGGGgcagaaataaataaaagcttACTTGCTCTGAAAGAATGCATTAGAGCTCTAGATAATGACCAAGGGCATATACCTTTCAGAGGAAGTAAATTGACTGAAGTTCTGCGAGATTCATTTGTCGGTGATTCGCGCACTGTAATGATATCATGCATTTCACCTAGCTCAGGTTCATGTGAGCATACTCTTAACACATTAAGATATGCTGACAG AGTTAAGAGCCTGTCAAAAGGGAACAGCTCTAGAAGGGATCCCCTTTCCTCCTCAAACCTTAGAGATTCCACTGTGTTGCCTGGCTCTTCAGTCTTATCTCGTGATGAAACCATGGAGGATGAAATAACTTATGTTTCTAGTGACAAGAATCGATTTGGTTGGCCCAAACAGCTGGAAAGAGAACCCTCTCCTCCAAACAATGTAGACCGTGTTCCAAGTGGTAGAATGGGGGGAAATTTGGCACCATCTATGTATTCTGATCCACAAAATGGTCAAAGAGGTAGTCAAAATGCCAGAACTGCAAATGAATATGATTACCTAGGACTGGCATATGAACAagacagaagaagaaaaacaagtaaGAGGGTGGATAACAACCAATTAGCTGCTGTGGAGGACAATAGGAAGATAGAATCTCGTGTTAAACATGTGGATGAATCAGATTTTGAGGCTAATCATTCTGATCCCCATGATAATTTAAATGCCCTCCTGAAG GAAGAGGAAGATCTTGTAACTGCTCACCGGAGACAGGTGGAGGAAACAATAGGCATTGTTAGGGAG GAGATGAATTTGCTCGTTGAAGCTGACCAACCAGGAAATCAACTGGATGATTATATTTACAAGTTGAATACCATTTTATCACAAAAGGCTGCAGGAATCTTTCAATTGCAGTCACAGTTGGCTCAATTTCAGAGACGTTTAAATGAGTATAATGTTGTCGTAACTTCTGGTAATTGA